In Clostridium swellfunianum, a genomic segment contains:
- the pyk gene encoding pyruvate kinase, which produces MRKTKIICTVGPASQNEEILSRLIEAGMNASRHNFSHGDHAEHGKRMDLVKELRAKYNKSIAIILDTKGPEIRTGKFEGGAVELKEGAPFTVYCGEEVLGDNTKCSVSYKDLYKDVKIGDSILIADGLVGLQVNSIEGTKISCTVKNSGALGNNKNVNVPGVVTTLPAVTEKDIDDLKFGIEQGVDIVAASFIRKAADVLHIRKFLQEHGGGDILIFSKIENHEGVHNIDEIIKFSDGIMVARGDLGVEIPTEDVPVVQKMIIEKCNAQGKPVITATQMLDSMIKNPRPTRAEASDVANAIFDGTDAIMLSGETANGKYPVETVVTMSKIAERAEMALNYEEKLKKRRRNHVPNVPNAISLATCNTAMDLNAAAIITATQSGHTARIVSNYRPECPVIAVTPYDSVARKLALNWGVFPIVAKRMESTDELIEKSVDIARATGYVRNGDLVVIAAGIPANYVGTTNMMKVHVVGDILAQGKPSGSVHGFGSANLVKDMKEAHENIQEGDILVVKELDKSCLNLLDKVSGIITEQPSVDSEITIQCMLKEIPLIYDAANVTDVLKTGSFITLDVRRGIIYGGKVNLV; this is translated from the coding sequence ATGAGAAAAACGAAAATAATATGCACTGTTGGTCCTGCAAGCCAGAATGAAGAAATACTTTCAAGGCTTATAGAAGCTGGAATGAATGCTTCAAGACATAATTTCTCCCATGGAGATCATGCTGAACATGGAAAAAGAATGGATCTTGTAAAAGAGCTTAGAGCTAAATACAACAAGTCCATAGCAATAATCCTAGACACTAAGGGTCCAGAAATAAGAACCGGAAAGTTTGAAGGCGGTGCTGTAGAGCTTAAAGAAGGAGCACCTTTCACAGTTTACTGTGGTGAAGAAGTGCTTGGAGACAATACAAAGTGCTCAGTTTCCTACAAGGACCTTTATAAGGATGTAAAAATAGGAGACTCAATTTTAATAGCTGACGGGCTTGTTGGTCTGCAGGTTAATTCAATTGAAGGCACAAAAATAAGCTGTACAGTAAAAAACAGCGGTGCACTTGGAAACAACAAAAATGTTAATGTTCCAGGAGTAGTAACAACTCTTCCAGCAGTAACAGAAAAAGACATAGATGATTTAAAATTTGGTATTGAACAGGGTGTCGATATAGTAGCAGCTTCCTTTATAAGAAAAGCTGCAGACGTACTGCACATTAGAAAATTCCTTCAAGAGCACGGCGGAGGAGATATACTTATATTCTCCAAAATCGAAAACCACGAAGGAGTTCATAATATAGATGAAATAATAAAGTTCTCCGATGGAATAATGGTAGCTAGAGGAGACCTTGGAGTTGAAATACCAACAGAAGATGTTCCTGTAGTTCAAAAGATGATAATAGAAAAGTGTAATGCACAAGGAAAGCCAGTTATAACTGCAACTCAAATGCTGGATTCCATGATTAAAAACCCAAGACCAACAAGAGCAGAAGCTTCTGACGTTGCAAATGCTATATTCGATGGTACAGATGCAATAATGCTTAGTGGAGAAACTGCTAATGGAAAGTATCCAGTAGAAACAGTTGTAACCATGTCTAAAATAGCTGAAAGAGCAGAAATGGCTCTTAACTATGAAGAAAAGCTAAAGAAAAGAAGAAGAAATCATGTACCAAACGTGCCAAACGCAATAAGCCTTGCAACCTGCAACACTGCAATGGATCTTAATGCTGCAGCAATAATAACTGCAACACAAAGCGGACATACAGCAAGAATAGTTTCAAACTACAGACCAGAGTGTCCGGTAATAGCTGTAACTCCATATGATAGTGTAGCAAGAAAATTAGCTTTAAACTGGGGTGTGTTCCCTATAGTTGCAAAAAGAATGGAATCAACAGATGAGCTTATTGAAAAGTCAGTTGATATAGCACGTGCTACAGGCTATGTTAGAAACGGTGACCTAGTAGTAATAGCAGCAGGAATACCAGCTAACTATGTTGGAACTACAAACATGATGAAGGTTCACGTGGTTGGAGATATACTAGCTCAAGGAAAGCCTTCAGGCTCAGTTCATGGCTTTGGTTCTGCAAATTTAGTAAAGGACATGAAGGAAGCTCATGAAAACATTCAAGAGGGCGATATACTAGTAGTTAAAGAGCTAGACAAGAGCTGCCTTAATCTATTAGACAAGGTTTCTGGCATAATAACAGAGCAGCCTTCAGTAGACTCAGAAATAACTATCCAATGCATGCTAAAAGAAATTCCTTTAATATATGACGCAGCTAATGTAACAGACGTATTAAAAACTGGTTCCTTCATAACTTTAGATGTTAGAAGAGGGATTATATACGGCGGAAAAGTTAATTTAGTATAA
- a CDS encoding tyrosine-protein phosphatase, which yields MVDFHSHILPYIDDGSKSFDMSIDMLKLSVEEGTDYICATSHFIPGEVEQNREEYFKKINEIKQLCALKKIDINIIPALELYMHPELPRLFKEKKVWGINNTNYILIELPMQQFPVYTEDIFYELRLLGAMPILAHPERNFRIMKDVSLLENLVDQGVLAQINAGSLRGIYGKDIKEFAEMLIKRNLIHMVGSDAHDDHRRTTKMSKTFDIISNTNRELYDWIKENQYNIIQGKEINPLSIKKSKSKFNFFGLFK from the coding sequence ATGGTAGACTTTCACAGTCACATTCTCCCCTATATAGATGATGGATCAAAGAGTTTTGATATGTCCATAGATATGTTAAAGCTCTCAGTTGAAGAGGGCACAGATTATATATGTGCTACCTCTCATTTTATACCAGGGGAAGTGGAGCAAAACAGAGAAGAATACTTTAAAAAAATAAACGAAATAAAGCAGCTTTGTGCTTTAAAGAAAATAGATATAAATATAATACCTGCACTAGAACTTTACATGCATCCAGAGCTTCCAAGACTTTTTAAAGAAAAAAAAGTGTGGGGGATAAACAATACGAATTATATCCTTATAGAGCTTCCAATGCAGCAATTTCCTGTTTATACTGAGGACATATTCTACGAGCTAAGGCTTCTAGGTGCAATGCCTATACTTGCTCATCCAGAAAGAAACTTCAGAATAATGAAAGATGTATCACTGCTTGAAAACCTTGTGGATCAAGGTGTGCTTGCACAAATAAATGCAGGAAGTCTTAGGGGAATATACGGCAAAGACATAAAGGAATTTGCAGAAATGTTAATTAAAAGAAACCTAATTCATATGGTTGGAAGCGATGCGCATGATGATCATAGAAGAACTACCAAAATGAGCAAGACCTTTGATATAATAAGCAACACAAATAGAGAGCTTTATGATTGGATTAAGGAAAATCAATATAATATAATCCAAGGAAAAGAGATTAACCCTCTTTCAATAAAAAAATCTAAGAGTAAATTTAATTTTTTTGGTTTATTTAAATAA
- the pfkA gene encoding 6-phosphofructokinase encodes MKTIAILTSGGDAPGMNAAIRAVVRAGLDKGLKVMGIQRGYSGLLNGEIFEMNRNSVSDIIQRGGTILKTARCTEFKKEEVRKKAAQILKVYGIDGLVVIGGDGSFTGARLLSDLGVKTIGIPGTIDNDLPYTEFTLGFDTALNTVLDAINKLRDTSTSHERISIVEVMGRNCGDIALYAGLAGGAESIIVPEKGYNLDDICRVILDGKQKGKLHNLILVAEGVGGANDLAEKIEEITGIETRATILGHIQRGGSPSAFDRILASKMGARAVELLVEGKTARVIGCNGMNIIDLDTTEALAMPRKFDEKTYEIAKSLSY; translated from the coding sequence ATGAAAACTATCGCAATACTAACTAGTGGAGGAGACGCGCCAGGAATGAATGCTGCTATTAGAGCAGTTGTTAGAGCAGGTCTTGATAAAGGTTTAAAAGTAATGGGTATCCAAAGAGGCTACAGTGGTCTTTTAAATGGAGAAATCTTTGAAATGAACAGAAACAGTGTATCAGATATCATTCAAAGAGGTGGAACAATACTAAAGACAGCTAGATGCACAGAATTTAAAAAAGAAGAAGTAAGAAAAAAAGCAGCGCAAATACTTAAGGTTTATGGAATAGATGGACTAGTTGTTATAGGGGGAGATGGTTCCTTTACAGGAGCTAGACTATTATCTGACCTTGGAGTTAAAACAATAGGAATTCCAGGAACTATAGACAACGATCTTCCATACACTGAATTTACATTAGGTTTTGATACAGCTTTAAATACTGTATTAGATGCAATAAACAAACTAAGAGATACTTCAACTTCACACGAAAGAATAAGCATAGTTGAGGTTATGGGAAGAAACTGCGGTGACATAGCATTGTATGCAGGTCTTGCAGGTGGAGCTGAAAGCATAATTGTACCTGAGAAGGGATACAATTTAGATGATATATGCAGAGTAATATTAGATGGAAAGCAAAAAGGAAAACTTCACAACCTTATACTAGTAGCAGAAGGTGTTGGTGGAGCTAATGACCTTGCAGAGAAAATAGAAGAAATAACAGGAATTGAAACAAGAGCTACAATACTTGGACACATCCAAAGAGGTGGAAGTCCATCAGCCTTTGATAGAATTTTAGCTTCAAAAATGGGAGCAAGAGCAGTAGAACTTTTAGTTGAAGGAAAAACAGCTAGAGTTATAGGCTGCAATGGTATGAACATTATAGATTTGGACACTACAGAAGCCCTAGCTATGCCAAGAAAGTTTGACGAAAAAACCTACGAAATAGCTAAGTCCTTATCATATTAA
- a CDS encoding YveK family protein: MMELQEYLSILKKRWSLLVIITLVATLISGIVSYFIIKPTYKSDISVIIGKMDTADTKTPSMTYNDVMMYQKLVKTYSELAKSRTVSEHAIDALGLKIKPDALRGMISVAPKGDTEFLTITVKSNNAEEAMNIANQLAKSLKQVSTDIKKADNVQILDPAQLPTTPDSPKPMLNMAIAFFLGLMVSIGLIFLIEYLDNTVKSPDELEKILDLPVIGSIPMITDTNK; the protein is encoded by the coding sequence ATGATGGAATTACAAGAATACTTGAGTATTTTAAAGAAAAGATGGTCTTTATTAGTTATAATAACTTTAGTAGCAACTTTGATAAGTGGGATTGTAAGCTACTTTATTATTAAGCCAACTTATAAATCAGATATATCTGTAATAATTGGAAAAATGGATACAGCAGATACCAAGACCCCTTCAATGACATATAACGATGTTATGATGTATCAGAAATTAGTTAAAACTTATAGTGAACTTGCCAAATCAAGAACAGTATCAGAACATGCTATAGATGCATTAGGCTTAAAAATTAAGCCAGATGCACTTAGAGGAATGATTTCTGTAGCGCCAAAGGGAGATACTGAATTTTTAACAATAACAGTTAAATCAAATAATGCTGAAGAGGCTATGAATATAGCAAATCAACTTGCAAAGTCTCTAAAGCAAGTTAGCACCGATATAAAGAAAGCAGACAATGTTCAAATACTTGACCCTGCGCAGCTTCCTACAACTCCAGACAGCCCAAAGCCAATGCTTAACATGGCAATTGCGTTTTTTCTAGGATTAATGGTTTCAATCGGACTAATATTCTTAATAGAATATTTGGATAACACAGTAAAATCACCAGATGAATTAGAAAAGATACTGGATTTACCAGTTATAGGATCAATTCCGATGATAACAGATACAAACAAATAG
- a CDS encoding CpsD/CapB family tyrosine-protein kinase, protein MINDMISISNPKSQAAEAFRTLRTNIQFSSLDEDIRTLVVTSTQPGEGKSTVISNLAITIAQSGKRVLLVDCDLRKPTVHKKLGLSNQEGITTLLAKEKTLEEVVKATSIPNFYVLTSGPIPPNPAELLGSKKMKSFINELHGYFDMILLDAPPVLAVTDAQILSTFTDGVMFVAAYGQAEKKAIVRAKELIDKVGGKILGVVINKVPAGDKNHYYYNYEYK, encoded by the coding sequence ATGATTAATGATATGATTTCGATAAGCAATCCAAAGTCTCAGGCAGCAGAAGCCTTTAGGACTTTGAGAACGAATATACAATTCTCTTCCTTAGACGAAGATATAAGAACTTTAGTTGTTACTTCCACTCAACCTGGCGAAGGAAAGAGCACAGTTATTTCAAACCTAGCAATAACCATAGCTCAGAGCGGTAAAAGAGTACTTCTTGTAGACTGTGACCTTAGAAAGCCTACAGTCCATAAAAAACTTGGACTATCCAATCAGGAAGGTATAACTACCTTGCTGGCAAAGGAAAAAACTCTAGAAGAAGTTGTTAAGGCAACAAGTATACCAAATTTTTATGTATTAACAAGCGGACCAATACCACCAAACCCAGCTGAGCTTTTAGGTAGTAAAAAAATGAAAAGTTTTATTAATGAACTTCACGGATATTTTGATATGATTCTTCTAGATGCGCCTCCAGTATTAGCAGTGACAGATGCTCAAATACTATCAACCTTTACAGATGGGGTTATGTTTGTAGCAGCTTACGGACAGGCAGAGAAAAAAGCTATAGTAAGAGCAAAAGAGCTAATTGATAAAGTTGGAGGAAAAATATTAGGTGTAGTAATAAACAAGGTTCCTGCAGGAGATAAGAATCACTATTATTATAACTATGAATATAAATAA
- a CDS encoding FTR1 family protein has product MLNVSIISMRESIEMLMVVFALSAYAVKINRRELLKFIYGGAFAGFGVSLFSSIMLYEQTKGLEGYAKDLFNGTLMIFLSILVIYYIVWMKRQKKTFNMDVAEKYKVSATGFGMFIFTFLTVFRETMEIVMFIIPMLGGNKLIIIAGVLIGFSAAFGVNYLLFKGGLKLNLGILFDIISFVMIYIGASMFGDGLALVVPNGGEQIEKVGMLAYGLPVLYLFLKALIKDYIKKNV; this is encoded by the coding sequence ATGCTAAACGTAAGTATAATTTCAATGCGTGAGAGCATAGAAATGTTAATGGTGGTTTTTGCCTTATCTGCCTATGCTGTTAAAATAAATAGGCGGGAGCTTTTAAAGTTTATATACGGAGGCGCTTTTGCAGGCTTTGGGGTTAGTCTTTTTAGCAGCATAATGCTGTATGAGCAGACAAAGGGCCTTGAAGGTTATGCTAAGGATTTGTTTAACGGAACACTTATGATATTCCTTTCTATATTGGTTATTTACTATATAGTTTGGATGAAGAGGCAGAAAAAGACCTTTAATATGGATGTTGCGGAAAAGTATAAGGTTAGCGCTACTGGCTTTGGAATGTTTATATTTACCTTCCTTACAGTTTTTAGAGAGACTATGGAAATAGTTATGTTTATCATTCCTATGCTTGGTGGAAATAAGCTGATTATTATAGCTGGAGTTTTAATTGGTTTTTCTGCAGCTTTCGGCGTTAATTATTTATTGTTTAAGGGAGGACTTAAACTTAATTTAGGCATATTGTTTGATATAATTTCTTTTGTTATGATATACATTGGAGCTTCAATGTTTGGAGATGGCCTGGCTTTGGTTGTCCCAAACGGTGGCGAGCAGATTGAGAAGGTGGGTATGCTTGCTTATGGTTTGCCAGTTTTGTATCTTTTCTTAAAGGCCCTTATCAAGGACTACATCAAGAAGAATGTATAA